In one Agathobacter rectalis ATCC 33656 genomic region, the following are encoded:
- a CDS encoding FtsW/RodA/SpoVE family cell cycle protein encodes MVHLIVQLSKYIMIILFLIYTFLCFHLFKYPDKPKKQKHIYNLQRFYMFLIHLDGFLVLFVTTMDTKIIGFYIAQLVLFESIYLIYHKFYKNASELVLNNMVMMLCISMIILTRISFDKALRQFVFVLAGTIFAFLIPLIMQKGTMFRKLTWTYAGVGIVGLLSVLVVGVASRGAKLSLTFGPVSIQPSEFVKILFVFFIASMLYKSTDLKQLAITSGVSAVFVLILVASNDLGGALLYFFTYLVMIYVATKRFYIFAGGLAFVGLGMYAGYHLFSHVKNRIVAWLDPLSVIDKAGYQVCQSLFAIGTGGLFGFGLGQGLPNKIPIVSKDFIIAAISEEMGGIFAVCLIMVCVSCFLMIFNLSMQMKDAFYKYVALGLGSVYALQVLLTVGGSTKFIPMTGVTLPLVSYGGSSLLSTMIIFGMIQGMYIMQAAPEKRRNIDDKRRKDHETKNRQKQTAKEPGAQGSQQRRRKPAAGSKNSTKTQK; translated from the coding sequence ATGGTACATCTGATAGTACAGCTTTCCAAGTATATTATGATAATACTTTTTCTCATATATACTTTTTTATGCTTTCATTTATTCAAGTATCCCGACAAGCCGAAAAAGCAGAAGCATATATATAATCTGCAGAGATTTTATATGTTTCTGATTCATTTAGATGGTTTTTTGGTGCTCTTTGTCACGACAATGGATACGAAGATAATAGGATTTTATATAGCACAGCTTGTGCTTTTTGAATCAATTTATTTGATTTATCATAAGTTTTATAAGAATGCCTCAGAGCTTGTGCTAAACAACATGGTGATGATGCTTTGTATAAGCATGATTATTCTAACGAGAATTTCGTTTGACAAGGCATTAAGGCAGTTTGTTTTTGTACTTGCCGGAACGATATTTGCGTTTTTAATACCGCTTATCATGCAAAAAGGCACGATGTTTCGAAAACTGACATGGACATATGCCGGTGTGGGAATAGTTGGACTTTTGTCGGTGCTTGTGGTAGGAGTGGCGAGCAGAGGAGCAAAGCTTTCTTTGACATTTGGTCCTGTTTCGATTCAGCCGTCAGAGTTTGTAAAGATACTTTTTGTGTTTTTTATAGCATCCATGCTGTATAAATCAACTGATTTAAAGCAGCTTGCCATAACAAGCGGCGTATCGGCAGTGTTTGTGCTGATACTTGTTGCATCAAACGACCTCGGTGGAGCGCTTTTGTATTTCTTTACATATCTGGTCATGATTTATGTTGCGACAAAAAGGTTTTATATTTTTGCCGGAGGTCTTGCGTTTGTGGGGCTTGGAATGTACGCTGGTTATCATCTGTTTTCACATGTGAAAAACAGAATTGTTGCATGGCTTGATCCTCTTTCTGTCATAGACAAGGCCGGCTATCAGGTGTGTCAGTCGCTCTTTGCCATAGGTACAGGCGGACTGTTTGGCTTTGGACTGGGACAGGGACTGCCGAATAAGATACCTATTGTGTCAAAAGACTTTATCATAGCGGCTATCTCAGAGGAGATGGGCGGTATATTTGCTGTCTGCCTCATCATGGTTTGTGTAAGCTGCTTTCTTATGATATTTAATCTTTCCATGCAGATGAAGGATGCGTTTTACAAGTATGTGGCGCTTGGACTTGGCAGTGTGTATGCGCTTCAGGTGCTTTTAACTGTCGGCGGCTCAACCAAGTTTATACCGATGACCGGTGTGACGCTGCCGCTTGTGAGCTACGGTGGCAGCTCGCTTCTATCTACGATGATTATTTTTGGAATGATACAGGGCATGTATATTATGCAGGCAGCCCCTGAAAAAAGGAGAAATATAGATGACAAGAGACGAAAGGACCATGAGACAAAAAACAGACAAAAGCAGACAGCTAAAGAGCCGGGGGCGCAGGGAAGTCAACAGAGAAGGAGAAAACCGGCAGCAGGCAGCAAAAACAGCACGAAGACACAGAAATAG
- a CDS encoding peptidoglycan D,D-transpeptidase FtsI family protein, which translates to MRQKTDKSRQLKSRGRREVNREGENRQQAAKTARRHRNREYAVVTYFFLIVFVGLIGYFLYFQFVKSDEFINSPYNSLQDLFSKNVVRGEIQTKDGHVIARTKVGSDASETREYPDGRVFAHVAGFAVNGKAGLEKQENFSLLRSHEFFLDQIVNDISGKKNTGDNVITTLDYEAQAAAYNALGDYEGAVIAIEPKTGKIAVMVSKPDYDPNTIASDWESVNGDGSTSLYNRATQGQYAPGSVFKIFTALEYYNENPSTYNDYSFDCDGSITKDGFTIHCAGNKSHGQEDLTKSFAKSCNSSFSNIGLLVDNNKLNTLCDDMLFNKNLPIAFDSKKSKFALDNNASSALTMQTTIGQGNTLVSPLHMCMIAGAICNDGNLMRPYLVDHTENASGALVEQNKPASYKQIMSKDQAAFLQNLMAAVVSDGTGAKLRDQSYEAFGKTGTAQVSDSTDQTNAWFVGYGKKDGYNDLAIAVVVEDSGAGSTYAVPVAKKVFDKYFNE; encoded by the coding sequence ATGAGACAAAAAACAGACAAAAGCAGACAGCTAAAGAGCCGGGGGCGCAGGGAAGTCAACAGAGAAGGAGAAAACCGGCAGCAGGCAGCAAAAACAGCACGAAGACACAGAAATAGAGAGTATGCGGTTGTTACATATTTTTTCCTTATAGTTTTTGTTGGATTGATAGGTTATTTCTTATATTTCCAGTTTGTAAAAAGCGACGAATTCATCAACAGTCCATACAATTCGCTGCAGGATCTTTTCTCTAAGAATGTAGTGAGGGGCGAGATACAGACTAAGGATGGACATGTCATAGCACGGACAAAGGTAGGTTCAGATGCGTCTGAGACAAGGGAATACCCTGACGGCAGAGTGTTTGCGCATGTAGCGGGCTTTGCCGTAAACGGTAAGGCAGGGCTTGAAAAGCAGGAAAATTTCTCATTGCTTCGCTCACATGAGTTTTTCCTTGACCAGATAGTAAATGATATAAGCGGCAAGAAAAATACCGGTGATAATGTCATAACCACACTGGATTACGAAGCACAGGCGGCTGCATACAATGCACTTGGCGACTATGAAGGTGCTGTCATTGCAATTGAGCCGAAAACAGGAAAGATTGCAGTTATGGTGTCAAAGCCTGATTATGACCCAAATACCATCGCAAGTGACTGGGAGAGCGTAAACGGTGATGGCAGCACTTCTCTTTACAACAGGGCAACACAGGGACAGTATGCTCCGGGCTCAGTGTTTAAGATTTTTACAGCACTTGAGTATTATAACGAAAATCCGTCTACATACAACGACTACAGCTTTGATTGTGACGGCAGTATTACAAAGGACGGCTTTACAATCCACTGCGCCGGCAATAAATCACACGGACAGGAGGATTTAACAAAGTCGTTTGCAAAGTCATGCAACTCGTCCTTTTCCAATATAGGTCTTTTGGTGGACAACAATAAGCTTAATACCTTGTGTGACGATATGCTTTTCAATAAGAATCTGCCCATAGCCTTTGATTCAAAAAAGAGTAAATTTGCACTGGATAACAATGCTTCGTCAGCTCTGACCATGCAGACCACGATAGGTCAGGGAAACACGCTTGTTTCACCGCTTCACATGTGCATGATTGCCGGTGCAATCTGCAATGATGGAAATCTGATGAGGCCATATCTGGTAGACCATACGGAAAATGCGAGCGGGGCGCTTGTGGAGCAGAATAAACCGGCTTCATACAAGCAGATTATGTCAAAGGATCAGGCAGCTTTTCTCCAGAATCTTATGGCAGCAGTGGTATCTGATGGAACAGGCGCAAAGCTAAGAGACCAGAGCTATGAGGCCTTTGGAAAGACCGGAACTGCCCAGGTATCAGATTCTACAGATCAGACCAATGCCTGGTTTGTGGGCTATGGAAAAAAGGACGGCTACAATGATCTGGCAATCGCAGTAGTTGTGGAGGATTCGGGTGCCGGAAGCACATATGCTGTGCCGGTGGCAAAAAAGGTATTTGATAAATATTTCAATGAATAG
- a CDS encoding NUDIX hydrolase, giving the protein MIEATSCGGVVIFRGKILLLYKNYRNRYEGWVLPKGTVESDEEYKDTAIREVKEETGASATIIQYVGKSHYSFTVPHDTVEKDVHWYLMMGESYYSKPQREEYFMDSGFYKYHEAYHLLKFANEKQILEKAYNEYLDLKKSNLWGTHKYY; this is encoded by the coding sequence ATGATAGAAGCAACGAGCTGTGGCGGTGTGGTAATCTTTCGTGGCAAAATATTACTCTTATACAAGAACTACAGGAACAGGTACGAGGGGTGGGTACTGCCCAAGGGAACTGTGGAATCTGATGAAGAGTACAAGGACACTGCAATCCGTGAAGTGAAAGAGGAGACTGGTGCCAGTGCAACGATAATCCAATACGTGGGTAAGAGCCACTATTCTTTTACCGTGCCACATGATACAGTGGAAAAGGATGTACACTGGTATCTTATGATGGGCGAAAGTTATTATAGTAAACCGCAAAGAGAAGAGTATTTCATGGATTCAGGGTTTTACAAGTATCACGAGGCATATCATCTGCTCAAGTTTGCAAATGAGAAGCAGATACTTGAGAAGGCTTACAATGAGTACCTGGATTTAAAGAAAAGCAACTTATGGGGGACACACAAGTATTATTAG
- a CDS encoding GerW family sporulation protein: protein MADNSFNNTVESLFKGMDSFITTKTVVGDAIHIGDTIILPLVDVSFGVAAGAFSAEKKNNGAGGMGGKIQPSAVLVIQNGQTKLVNVKNQDGMTKILDMVPDIVSRFSKGKNDDLNLDDIKADEEEDDKQD, encoded by the coding sequence ATGGCAGATAATAGTTTCAATAACACAGTAGAGTCACTTTTCAAGGGGATGGACAGCTTTATCACTACAAAGACAGTAGTCGGTGATGCGATTCATATAGGGGATACAATCATACTTCCGCTTGTGGATGTGTCGTTTGGAGTGGCAGCAGGAGCATTTTCGGCAGAAAAGAAAAATAACGGAGCCGGTGGTATGGGCGGAAAGATTCAGCCTAGCGCAGTGCTCGTTATTCAGAATGGACAGACAAAGCTTGTCAATGTAAAGAATCAGGACGGCATGACCAAGATACTTGATATGGTGCCGGATATTGTAAGCCGTTTTTCAAAAGGAAAAAATGATGACCTTAATCTCGATGATATAAAGGCAGACGAGGAAGAGGACGATAAGCAGGATTAA
- the rpmB gene encoding 50S ribosomal protein L28: MAKCAICEKGVHYGNNVSHSHRRSNHVWKSNIKKVSCKVNGVPQKLYVCTSCLRSGKVERA, translated from the coding sequence ATGGCAAAATGTGCAATTTGTGAAAAAGGTGTTCATTATGGAAATAATGTCAGCCATTCTCATAGAAGATCAAATCATGTTTGGAAGTCAAACATTAAGAAGGTTTCTTGCAAGGTCAATGGAGTTCCACAGAAGTTATATGTATGTACTTCATGTTTAAGATCTGGCAAAGTTGAGAGAGCTTAG
- a CDS encoding Asp23/Gls24 family envelope stress response protein, which produces MKGQMDTQYGQILIDTDVIATYAGSVAVECFGIVGMAAVNMKDGLVKLLKRDYLNHGINVKVDENNEITIDFHVIVAYGISIGTVSDNLIETVKYKVESFTGMKIAKINIYVEGVRVID; this is translated from the coding sequence ATGAAGGGACAGATGGATACCCAATATGGACAAATTTTAATTGATACAGATGTTATTGCAACCTATGCAGGCTCTGTAGCTGTAGAGTGCTTTGGAATAGTAGGCATGGCAGCGGTCAACATGAAGGATGGTCTTGTAAAGCTTTTAAAGAGAGATTACCTGAACCATGGAATAAATGTAAAGGTAGATGAGAACAACGAAATTACCATTGATTTTCATGTAATAGTAGCGTATGGTATTTCAATCGGCACTGTTTCGGACAATCTTATCGAGACGGTCAAGTACAAGGTTGAGTCATTTACAGGAATGAAAATTGCAAAAATCAATATTTACGTTGAGGGCGTAAGGGTAATTGATTAA
- a CDS encoding DAK2 domain-containing protein, with protein sequence MEITSINSKLLARMFLAGAKNLDSKKDWINELNVFPVPDGDTGTNMTMTIMSAAKEVSSLTDPTMAELAKAISSGSLRGARGNSGVILSQLFRGFCKVIKEYDEIDVTILCEACQKAVETAYKAVMKPKEGTILTVAKGAAEKALELSDDTEDVVTFVEEVIKQAEYVLDQTPEMLPVLKQAGVVDSGGQGLVQVLKGAYDALIGKEIDYTIEGAPTGAAPAKITAETEAEIKFGYCTEFIIVLNAPMSDNEEHAYKAFLESIGDSIVVVADDEIVKTHVHTNDPGLALQKALTFGSLSKIKIDNMREEHQEKLIKDSQKLAAQQKAEEEAYEAAQADEKISNMPVKEMGFVSVSIGEGMNEVFRGLGVDYLIEGGQTMNPSTEDMLNAIEHVNAKTVFILPNNKNIIMAANQAVDLVEDKQIIVIPTKTIPQGITALVNYIPDHSAEENKEQMIAEIENVKTGQVTYAVRDTEIDGKTIKQNDFMGIGDKSILSVGTDLRATTLEMVDAMVDEDSAIVSIYFGSDSDEDSANELAAAIEEKYPDVEVEVNDGGQPIYYYVISVE encoded by the coding sequence GTGGAGATCACAAGCATTAATTCAAAGCTCCTTGCAAGGATGTTTCTTGCGGGAGCCAAGAATCTTGATTCAAAAAAGGACTGGATAAATGAGCTGAATGTATTCCCGGTACCGGATGGTGATACCGGAACAAATATGACAATGACAATCATGTCTGCGGCCAAGGAGGTCAGCTCGCTTACAGATCCTACCATGGCAGAGCTTGCAAAGGCTATTTCATCAGGCTCTTTAAGAGGTGCCAGAGGAAACTCGGGTGTTATCTTATCACAGCTTTTCAGAGGCTTTTGCAAGGTAATAAAGGAATACGATGAGATAGATGTCACTATTCTTTGCGAGGCGTGCCAGAAGGCAGTTGAGACAGCTTACAAGGCAGTTATGAAGCCAAAGGAGGGAACTATCCTTACAGTGGCAAAGGGCGCAGCAGAAAAGGCTCTTGAGCTGTCAGACGATACAGAGGATGTTGTCACATTTGTCGAAGAGGTTATTAAGCAGGCTGAGTATGTGCTCGACCAGACACCGGAGATGCTTCCTGTATTAAAGCAGGCAGGCGTTGTGGATTCGGGCGGACAGGGACTTGTTCAGGTATTAAAGGGAGCATATGATGCCCTTATCGGCAAGGAGATTGATTATACAATCGAAGGCGCACCAACAGGAGCAGCTCCTGCAAAGATTACGGCTGAGACAGAGGCGGAGATTAAGTTTGGTTACTGCACAGAGTTTATTATTGTACTCAATGCGCCAATGTCAGACAATGAGGAGCACGCATACAAGGCATTCCTCGAGTCAATCGGTGACTCTATAGTCGTTGTAGCTGACGATGAGATCGTAAAGACTCACGTACATACAAACGACCCTGGACTTGCACTGCAGAAGGCACTTACCTTCGGCTCACTCAGCAAGATAAAGATCGACAATATGCGTGAGGAGCATCAGGAAAAGCTCATCAAGGATTCACAGAAGCTTGCAGCACAGCAGAAGGCTGAGGAAGAGGCTTATGAAGCTGCTCAGGCTGATGAAAAGATAAGTAACATGCCTGTAAAGGAAATGGGCTTTGTATCTGTTTCAATCGGAGAAGGCATGAATGAAGTGTTTAGAGGCCTTGGAGTGGACTATCTCATAGAGGGTGGTCAGACCATGAACCCTAGCACAGAGGATATGCTTAACGCTATCGAGCATGTAAATGCAAAGACAGTATTTATCCTGCCAAACAACAAGAATATCATCATGGCTGCAAACCAGGCAGTAGACCTTGTTGAGGATAAACAGATTATTGTTATCCCTACAAAGACTATCCCACAGGGTATCACAGCGCTTGTAAATTATATCCCTGACCACAGCGCCGAGGAGAATAAAGAGCAGATGATAGCTGAGATAGAAAATGTCAAGACAGGACAGGTGACATATGCAGTCCGCGATACTGAGATTGACGGAAAAACCATCAAGCAGAACGACTTCATGGGAATCGGAGACAAGAGCATCCTTTCTGTTGGAACAGACTTAAGGGCTACCACACTTGAGATGGTAGATGCCATGGTAGATGAGGATTCAGCGATTGTCAGCATCTATTTCGGAAGTGATTCTGATGAGGACTCAGCTAATGAGCTTGCGGCAGCAATCGAAGAGAAATATCCTGATGTAGAGGTTGAGGTCAACGATGGCGGACAGCCAATCTACTATTATGTTATTTCTGTAGAGTAA
- the recG gene encoding ATP-dependent DNA helicase RecG: MDIASPITAVKGIGEKTQKAFAKMGVYTVGDILLHFPRDYVKFPEITDIDELNNVNVSSTYAIYAVIKKAPVVKNTARMQITLQDIGSPGHMIQLVWYRMPYLKAQLVQGRHLIFYGHIKPKGGRYVMEQPVVYEVQKYEAIRDTLQPVYSVTSGVTNNLIVKTIKETLSHDTLLSDYLPKDIRHRYGFCEYNYAMKQIHFPDDFDALVEARRRLVFDEFFLFIMGMRYQNKKQQKDKNEFEFTDDAFIDGLIDKLPYELTGAQKKTIDEIKQDIKSPYVMQRLIQGDVGSGKTIVAFLLMAWASKCGYQSAIMAPTEVLANQHYETFCSLVSQFGLDSPVVLLTGSMTAKQKREAYASLENEKNALIIGTHALIQEKADFSNLSLVITDEQHRFGVKQRESFSDKGRKPHILVMSATPIPRTLAIIIYGDMDISVINEVPAKRLPIKNCVVGTAFRPKAYSFIEEQVRAGHQAYVICPLVEETENSEGENVTDYADVLKAALPKDITVDVLNGRMKSKAKDEVMQRFANNESQVLVSTTVVEVGVNVPNATVMMIENADRFGLAQLHQLRGRVGRGDAQSYCIFINSSNSKKSKKRLEILNKSNDGFYIASEDLKLRGPGDFFGIRQSGDLAFALADVYQDSDVLKEASEMVDEVLEADPALCTPENRILKKKMDEFAKEQLKRMNL, encoded by the coding sequence ATGGATATAGCTTCACCGATTACCGCGGTTAAGGGAATCGGGGAAAAAACACAAAAAGCATTTGCTAAAATGGGAGTATACACCGTTGGTGATATACTCCTTCATTTTCCCCGGGATTATGTAAAGTTTCCGGAAATAACGGATATTGATGAACTGAATAATGTAAACGTAAGCAGCACCTATGCCATCTATGCTGTGATTAAAAAGGCACCTGTAGTGAAAAATACAGCGAGAATGCAGATTACATTGCAGGATATCGGCTCGCCCGGGCATATGATACAGCTGGTATGGTACCGTATGCCATACCTTAAGGCACAGCTTGTGCAGGGGAGACATCTTATATTTTACGGACATATTAAGCCAAAGGGAGGCCGATATGTCATGGAGCAGCCTGTGGTGTATGAGGTGCAAAAGTACGAGGCTATACGCGATACACTGCAGCCTGTGTACTCCGTGACAAGCGGTGTGACAAACAATCTGATAGTGAAGACGATAAAGGAGACTCTGTCACATGATACACTGCTGTCAGATTACCTGCCTAAGGATATAAGGCACAGATACGGCTTTTGCGAGTACAATTATGCCATGAAGCAGATACATTTCCCTGATGACTTTGACGCTCTTGTGGAGGCAAGAAGACGGCTTGTTTTTGATGAGTTTTTTCTCTTTATCATGGGCATGCGGTATCAGAATAAAAAGCAGCAGAAGGACAAAAATGAGTTTGAGTTTACGGATGATGCTTTTATAGACGGACTGATTGATAAGCTTCCGTATGAGCTGACAGGCGCGCAGAAGAAGACAATAGATGAGATAAAGCAGGATATTAAAAGCCCTTATGTGATGCAGAGGCTTATTCAGGGTGACGTGGGCTCAGGAAAGACGATTGTTGCTTTTCTTCTTATGGCGTGGGCGTCAAAATGTGGCTATCAGTCTGCTATTATGGCTCCGACGGAGGTCCTTGCAAACCAGCATTACGAGACGTTTTGCTCACTGGTCAGTCAGTTTGGACTTGACAGTCCTGTTGTGCTTCTTACCGGTTCCATGACGGCAAAGCAGAAAAGAGAAGCCTATGCGAGCCTTGAAAACGAGAAAAATGCGCTTATTATAGGCACTCATGCGCTCATACAGGAGAAAGCTGATTTTTCCAATCTGTCGCTTGTTATCACAGATGAGCAGCACAGATTTGGAGTGAAGCAGAGGGAGAGCTTCTCGGATAAGGGAAGAAAGCCACATATACTTGTGATGAGTGCCACTCCGATACCGCGTACGTTAGCAATAATCATATACGGTGATATGGATATCTCTGTCATAAATGAGGTGCCGGCAAAGAGGCTTCCTATCAAGAACTGTGTGGTTGGCACAGCATTCAGGCCAAAGGCCTACAGCTTCATCGAGGAGCAGGTGAGAGCCGGCCATCAGGCGTATGTTATATGCCCTCTTGTGGAGGAAACCGAAAACTCGGAAGGGGAAAATGTCACAGACTATGCAGATGTGCTTAAAGCGGCACTGCCAAAGGATATCACTGTAGATGTGCTTAACGGCAGGATGAAGAGCAAGGCAAAGGATGAGGTGATGCAGCGCTTTGCAAATAATGAGTCGCAGGTGCTTGTGTCCACAACAGTCGTGGAGGTTGGGGTAAATGTGCCCAATGCAACCGTCATGATGATAGAAAATGCAGACAGGTTTGGACTTGCACAGCTTCATCAGCTAAGAGGCCGTGTAGGCAGGGGGGATGCACAGTCGTATTGCATTTTCATCAATTCGTCAAATTCAAAGAAATCAAAAAAACGTCTGGAGATATTAAATAAATCAAATGATGGCTTTTATATAGCAAGTGAGGATTTAAAGCTCAGAGGTCCCGGGGATTTCTTTGGAATCAGGCAGAGTGGAGACCTTGCGTTTGCACTTGCGGATGTGTATCAGGACAGCGATGTGCTAAAGGAAGCATCTGAGATGGTGGATGAGGTGCTTGAAGCAGACCCGGCGCTTTGTACACCGGAAAACAGAATACTGAAAAAGAAAATGGATGAATTTGCAAAAGAACAATTAAAGAGGATGAATCTGTGA
- a CDS encoding Rqc2 family fibronectin-binding protein: MALDGIVISNIVAELNSTILNSKISKIAEPEADELLLTLKGPNGSFRLSMSASASLPFIYLTPTNKVSPLTAPTFCMVLRKHIANGRITKIYQPGMERIINFEIEHLNEMGDLCHKVLIIELMGKYSNIIFTDSDGTIIDSAKRIPASVSSVREVLPGRAYKIPATQEDKYNPLTVDSKQFVDIISAKPLTVSKAIYSSFSGISPLVANELAHRAGLDADSPVAAYSHDELLHLGSNFTWMMEDIKNNRFTPNIVRDGNEPKEFSSIELTQYSDLTVTKYESISEVLELYYSERNAYTRIRQKSADLRKHVNTLLERNQKKYSLQMKQLKDSEKREKYKVYGELINAFGYGLTPDDKFLEAANYYDDNKIIKIPIDNTKTPAENAQKYFDKYGKMKRTAEALNELILETKGQIDHLESIQNSLDIALSADDLVQIKDELIEYGFIKKGKGSKKQKVKSKPFHYISSDGFDMYVGKNNYQNDELTFKLATGNDWWFHAKGMPGSHVIVKAENKELPDSTFEEAGKLAGYYSKGKNADKVEIDYLQKKNVKKPNGAAAGFVVYYTNYSLTIHPDISDIRQIE; this comes from the coding sequence ATGGCTTTAGACGGAATAGTCATTTCAAATATAGTTGCAGAGCTAAACAGTACGATACTAAACTCAAAAATCAGTAAAATCGCAGAACCTGAGGCAGATGAGCTGCTTCTTACCCTAAAGGGACCAAACGGCTCGTTCAGGCTTTCGATGTCTGCAAGTGCATCTCTTCCATTCATCTACCTGACACCCACAAATAAGGTAAGCCCCCTCACTGCCCCTACATTTTGCATGGTTTTAAGAAAGCATATAGCAAACGGACGCATCACAAAAATTTACCAGCCGGGCATGGAGCGTATCATAAACTTTGAAATCGAGCACTTAAACGAGATGGGCGATCTATGCCACAAGGTGCTTATTATCGAGCTGATGGGCAAATATTCAAACATCATCTTTACCGACTCCGATGGTACAATAATAGACAGTGCCAAGCGTATTCCCGCATCCGTAAGCTCTGTGCGAGAGGTGCTTCCGGGCAGAGCCTACAAAATCCCCGCGACACAGGAGGATAAATATAATCCTCTGACTGTAGATTCGAAACAGTTTGTGGATATTATATCAGCAAAGCCGCTTACTGTTTCAAAGGCTATCTACTCATCCTTTTCCGGCATCAGCCCACTTGTGGCAAATGAGCTGGCTCACAGGGCAGGCCTTGACGCGGACTCCCCTGTAGCTGCCTACTCACACGATGAGCTTTTGCACCTGGGAAGCAACTTCACATGGATGATGGAGGACATAAAAAATAATCGTTTTACGCCGAATATCGTGCGTGACGGCAATGAACCAAAGGAATTTTCTTCAATAGAGCTGACTCAGTATAGCGATTTAACGGTCACAAAATATGAATCTATATCAGAGGTTTTAGAGCTTTACTACTCTGAGAGAAACGCCTATACACGTATACGCCAGAAGTCAGCCGACCTGAGAAAACACGTAAATACCCTCCTGGAGCGAAACCAGAAGAAATATTCCCTGCAGATGAAGCAGCTTAAGGACTCCGAAAAACGCGAAAAGTACAAGGTGTACGGCGAGCTTATCAACGCATTCGGCTACGGACTTACACCGGACGACAAGTTTCTTGAAGCTGCAAACTATTATGATGACAACAAAATCATCAAAATTCCTATCGACAACACAAAAACTCCTGCCGAGAACGCGCAGAAATACTTTGACAAATACGGAAAGATGAAGCGTACTGCCGAAGCATTGAACGAGCTGATTCTTGAAACAAAAGGTCAGATAGACCATCTCGAATCAATTCAGAATTCACTGGATATCGCTTTAAGCGCTGACGACCTCGTCCAGATAAAGGATGAGCTGATAGAATACGGTTTTATCAAAAAAGGTAAGGGTTCAAAGAAACAGAAGGTAAAGAGCAAACCCTTCCACTATATCTCATCAGACGGCTTTGATATGTACGTTGGCAAAAACAACTACCAGAACGATGAGCTCACCTTCAAGCTGGCAACCGGAAACGACTGGTGGTTCCACGCCAAGGGCATGCCCGGCTCACATGTCATTGTAAAAGCTGAAAACAAAGAGCTGCCGGACAGCACCTTTGAGGAGGCAGGCAAGCTCGCAGGCTACTACTCAAAGGGCAAAAATGCCGACAAGGTAGAGATAGACTATCTGCAAAAGAAAAATGTCAAAAAGCCAAACGGTGCCGCAGCCGGCTTTGTCGTGTATTACACAAACTATTCTCTCACGATTCACCCGGATATATCCGATATCAGGCAGATTGAGTAA